The Deltaproteobacteria bacterium genome includes a window with the following:
- a CDS encoding polyprenyl synthetase family protein, giving the protein MTKTTSRKTESRRPLPAGFLGGETFANYLKRQARRVEIALKRVAPRESAGDAGIAKSMRYSLFAGGKRLRPVLTLAASEAVGGNSDLALPFACAIELIHTYSLIHDDLPAMDDDDLRRGRPTSHKVFGEAAAILAGDGLLTEAFAICSDSSHRRRLSPVWVLEFSRLLAEASGYKGMIRGQMLDLAAEGKKLSRTELERLHLCKTGALIAASVEGGAILAGATSAQRKALSNYGRLIGLAFQITDDVLDLTADEKTLGKTARSDIAEDKMTFPQLLGIDGSRKAARDTAARAVLSLRKFDRRADPLRSLATYVVERTH; this is encoded by the coding sequence ATGACGAAGACGACGTCGAGGAAAACTGAATCGCGGCGGCCGCTGCCGGCCGGTTTCCTGGGCGGAGAGACATTCGCCAACTACCTCAAGAGACAGGCCCGGCGCGTGGAAATCGCGCTGAAGCGTGTCGCCCCGCGGGAGTCGGCCGGGGACGCCGGCATCGCGAAATCGATGCGGTACAGCCTGTTCGCCGGCGGCAAGCGCCTGCGGCCGGTGCTGACGCTGGCGGCGTCCGAGGCCGTGGGAGGCAACTCCGATCTGGCGCTTCCGTTCGCCTGCGCGATCGAGCTCATTCATACCTATTCGCTGATCCACGACGACCTGCCGGCGATGGATGATGACGACCTTCGCCGTGGACGGCCAACCAGCCACAAGGTTTTCGGCGAGGCTGCTGCGATACTGGCCGGGGACGGCCTGCTGACGGAGGCATTCGCCATCTGTTCGGATTCGAGTCACCGCCGCCGGCTCTCGCCGGTTTGGGTACTGGAGTTCTCGCGGCTGCTGGCCGAGGCTTCTGGCTACAAGGGGATGATTCGCGGGCAGATGCTTGATCTCGCCGCTGAGGGAAAGAAGCTGAGCCGTACGGAACTGGAGCGGCTGCACCTGTGCAAGACCGGCGCGCTCATCGCGGCATCGGTGGAGGGGGGCGCAATCCTCGCCGGTGCCACGAGTGCCCAGCGCAAGGCCCTCTCCAACTACGGCCGGCTGATCGGACTCGCGTTCCAGATCACCGACGACGTGCTGGATCTCACTGCCGACGAAAAGACGCTTGGCAAGACGGCCAGGAGTGATATCGCCGAGGACAAGATGACCTTCCCGCAGCTTCTGGGAATAGACGGCTCGCGCAAGGCCGCCCGCGATACGGCCGCCCGCGCCGTGCTTTCGCTCCGGAAGTTCGACCGCCGAGCGGATCCCCTGCGCTCACTGGCCACCTACGTGGTGGAACGGACCCACTGA
- a CDS encoding histidine triad nucleotide-binding protein — protein MADDKNCLFCKIARKEIPAKILHEDDRCVAFHDINPQAPVHFLVIPKRHIPGLNEITPGDSDEIGHILQTIRELAKKTGISGNGYRVINNVGSYGGQTVFHIHFHVLGGRALAWPPG, from the coding sequence ATGGCTGACGACAAGAACTGCCTCTTCTGCAAGATTGCCCGCAAGGAGATCCCTGCAAAGATCCTCCACGAGGATGACCGGTGTGTCGCCTTCCATGACATCAACCCGCAGGCTCCGGTCCATTTCCTGGTGATCCCGAAACGGCATATCCCTGGCTTGAACGAAATCACCCCCGGAGATTCGGACGAAATCGGCCACATTTTACAGACGATCCGCGAACTGGCAAAAAAAACCGGCATCTCCGGCAACGGATATCGCGTCATCAATAACGTGGGCAGTTACGGCGGCCAGACCGTCTTCCACATCCACTTTCATGTGCTCGGCGGCAGGGCACTCGCCTGGCCTCCCGGCTGA
- a CDS encoding SDR family NAD(P)-dependent oxidoreductase, translating to MPSGSAAHAVIITGASSGIGRALAIEFGRRGRPVGLLARREPELAEVAAAIARAGGKAAWAAVDVTDAASVQVAVQRLEAELGPAAIMVANAGGSFEPKADEPLAPAARRTFELNFMGMLHAFDAVLPGMKARSEGTIVAVSSLAGWRGLPFGGTYSAVKAAMRTCMESLRVQLRPRGIAAVNIDPGFVRTPMTEKNRFPMPFLMEADEAARIMATGILAGRSQVDFPFLLALVMRIVRLMPNWVYDRVIRLAF from the coding sequence ATGCCTTCCGGTTCTGCCGCGCACGCAGTCATCATCACCGGCGCTTCGAGCGGCATCGGCCGGGCGCTGGCCATCGAGTTCGGCCGCCGCGGCCGGCCTGTGGGCCTGCTGGCCCGGCGGGAGCCGGAACTGGCGGAGGTGGCGGCCGCCATCGCCCGTGCCGGGGGCAAGGCTGCCTGGGCGGCCGTTGACGTGACCGATGCGGCTTCGGTTCAGGTGGCGGTGCAGCGGCTTGAAGCGGAACTGGGCCCGGCCGCGATCATGGTTGCCAATGCGGGCGGCAGCTTTGAACCGAAAGCAGACGAACCGCTCGCCCCGGCTGCCCGCCGGACCTTCGAACTGAACTTCATGGGGATGCTTCACGCCTTCGATGCCGTGCTGCCCGGCATGAAGGCTCGCAGCGAGGGGACCATCGTGGCTGTTTCATCCCTTGCGGGCTGGCGGGGACTTCCGTTCGGCGGAACCTATTCCGCGGTGAAGGCCGCCATGCGGACCTGCATGGAGTCGCTCCGGGTCCAGCTCCGGCCTAGGGGAATTGCAGCCGTCAACATTGATCCCGGTTTTGTCCGGACGCCGATGACCGAGAAGAACCGGTTCCCGATGCCGTTCCTGATGGAAGCCGACGAAGCGGCCCGGATCATGGCAACCGGTATTCTCGCCGGCCGCTCGCAGGTGGACTTTCCCTTCCTACTGGCGCTGGTCATGCGGATCGTGCGGCTGATGCCCAACTGGGTCTACGACCGGGTGATCCGGCTGGCGTTCTGA
- a CDS encoding TldD/PmbA family protein translates to MTIKDTTAKKVLAVALARGGEFADIFIESRKASTLSYDDGRLDNVLSGQDTGCGIRLIRNRREVYAYTNDLSEKNLAEIAAFVASEGAGGEPGQKRTFNFKKSRPAFLNKIGRKPSTVALARKISMLETGDRAARQSPAIRQVRVLLRDLVQDVTVVNSAGEWATDTRTHVLFSVQVVGEKGGVLQTAYEPAGGTIGFELFDQHPPDEVAKTAAARVLRNLDARPMQGGRMAVVMAAEAGGTMIHEAIGHGLEADLANEGLSVYGGKLGEKVASDLITVVDDGTIPNRRGTFSFDDEGVKSGRNVLVENGVLKRYLSSRLSAMKDGTQSTGNGRRQSYEHLPMVRMTNTYIASGEDDPAAIVKSVDRGLLVTRMGGGQVNTVNGDFVFEVSEGYLIENGQRGPAVRGATLTGNGPRILREIDRVGTDLGFGIGTCGKNGQAVPVSDAQPTIRIPEIIVGGELN, encoded by the coding sequence ATGACGATCAAGGATACCACCGCCAAGAAGGTGCTCGCCGTGGCATTGGCCAGGGGCGGGGAGTTTGCCGACATATTCATCGAAAGCCGCAAAGCCTCGACGCTCTCCTATGATGACGGGCGGCTGGACAATGTGCTTTCCGGGCAGGATACGGGCTGCGGCATCCGGCTGATCCGGAACCGGCGCGAGGTCTATGCCTATACGAACGATCTGTCGGAAAAGAACCTCGCCGAGATCGCCGCGTTCGTCGCCTCCGAGGGCGCCGGTGGCGAACCGGGCCAGAAACGCACGTTCAACTTCAAGAAATCGCGTCCGGCATTCCTGAACAAGATCGGCCGGAAACCCTCGACAGTGGCGCTCGCCAGGAAGATATCCATGCTGGAGACTGGCGACCGGGCCGCACGCCAGTCACCCGCCATCCGGCAGGTCCGGGTGCTGCTCCGCGATCTTGTGCAGGACGTGACGGTCGTCAACTCGGCGGGCGAATGGGCCACCGATACCCGTACGCACGTCCTCTTTTCGGTGCAGGTGGTCGGAGAAAAGGGCGGTGTGCTCCAGACGGCCTACGAGCCGGCAGGTGGGACGATCGGTTTCGAGCTGTTCGACCAGCATCCGCCCGATGAGGTGGCCAAAACGGCTGCCGCACGGGTTCTCCGCAACCTTGACGCCCGGCCCATGCAGGGCGGCCGCATGGCCGTGGTCATGGCGGCCGAGGCCGGCGGCACCATGATTCACGAGGCGATCGGGCACGGCCTGGAGGCCGATCTCGCCAACGAGGGGCTCTCGGTATACGGCGGCAAGCTGGGCGAGAAGGTGGCGAGCGATCTCATTACCGTGGTCGATGACGGCACGATCCCGAACCGGCGCGGCACGTTCTCGTTCGACGACGAGGGAGTGAAATCGGGCCGGAACGTGCTGGTGGAGAACGGAGTCCTGAAGCGTTACCTCTCCTCGCGCCTGTCGGCCATGAAGGACGGCACCCAGTCCACCGGCAATGGCCGCCGCCAGAGTTACGAGCACCTGCCGATGGTCCGCATGACCAATACCTATATCGCCTCCGGCGAGGATGATCCTGCCGCCATCGTGAAGTCGGTGGACCGGGGCCTGCTCGTCACCCGCATGGGAGGCGGACAGGTGAACACCGTGAACGGAGATTTCGTTTTCGAGGTATCCGAGGGGTATCTCATCGAAAATGGCCAGCGGGGCCCAGCCGTCCGCGGCGCCACGCTCACCGGCAACGGTCCCCGCATCCTGCGGGAGATCGACAGGGTGGGCACGGACCTGGGCTTCGGCATCGGTACCTGCGGCAAAAACGGGCAGGCCGTTCCCGTCTCCGATGCCCAGCCCACCATCCGGATCCCTGAGATCATCGTCGGTGGCGAACTGAACTGA
- the xseB gene encoding exodeoxyribonuclease VII small subunit: MEGEDLRLEEAIGLFEEGMNLSKELLDRLETAEKRVELLVRKGRAGAERRELDAGDVLEGGSIGDDDGEEGPDFDDEDDVEEN; encoded by the coding sequence ATGGAGGGCGAGGATCTGCGCCTCGAAGAGGCCATCGGCCTGTTCGAGGAAGGCATGAACCTGTCGAAAGAACTGCTCGACCGGCTGGAAACGGCGGAGAAGCGGGTGGAGCTTCTGGTCCGCAAGGGCCGGGCAGGGGCCGAGCGCCGCGAGCTGGATGCCGGGGATGTGCTGGAAGGCGGCAGCATCGGGGATGATGACGGAGAAGAGGGGCCGGATTTTGATGACGAAGACGACGTCGAGGAAAACTGA
- a CDS encoding ComEC/Rec2 family competence protein has protein sequence MKGWWTRWQQDRVIPQGKTTTLAAFRRAIFWWLGDSAATGFSPRNLLLAAFIAGTVLGWHQQFVLSAVLVAVGGLGFHHHARTITAGFAAGLLIGHAAHREPPPVSTATALLTVEVAGLPVRMAGVWWIDTKVISAGHAEVPATPLEPGDRVRLELRGNGSSGTNPWRWVRTDRLTTRARVYPLVPSFNPGAFDRDRYLAQKGFRARAVADLLPDGDGGPAIVRTPSAHWIAALDRFRLAAGRELNRHGPGGRLLAALALGLRNDVDPATTRQMNRLGLAHLLSISGVHFTMFAIWVILLIELVLGRSQSITLRLPVRRIAVGLAVPVLFSYTVLTGAQTGTVRAFIMFLAASGAVISGRRHAMADALLLAAALMLLHDPSQAGDLSFQLSFLSMLGIALVPSVSTGAAESAAVHPLRKLVTGSVVMSAAATLLTAPLVISTFHQLPLSGLAANAVILPVIETALLPAGVIGTLAAGILPDTLRPYLPGLLGPICQGLDGLIRTGDRWLPGPLPLGAPPATATAVFYLLAALSALALRNGRALPAFLTVILATTVLVFACHRSAAHERITVLDGPHSPGLVWMRPGTPPLWLYPGTRQPPNSLLRTVHETLAHHGVREEVIFLAPRLRMAERSRFHWRDQSFRRAGPEETAGGIEPVTVSGETLAVILNAGGRRVLADFTGTRWRPALIRPWGRVDGWVCLAAGCSTPSAASREETPIVMAGPKPGRMDRPALWTRTHGQVVLEPARNGFAVQTARMRPRTGRTGRSERQPDHPVVDPVGHQPHDPHDQRQ, from the coding sequence ATGAAGGGCTGGTGGACACGCTGGCAACAGGACCGGGTGATCCCCCAGGGGAAGACCACCACCCTTGCCGCCTTCCGCCGGGCCATCTTCTGGTGGCTGGGCGATTCTGCCGCCACCGGGTTCAGTCCACGGAACCTGCTGCTCGCCGCCTTCATCGCCGGCACGGTACTCGGCTGGCACCAGCAGTTCGTTCTCTCCGCCGTTCTCGTCGCGGTGGGCGGCCTCGGATTCCACCATCATGCCCGGACGATCACAGCCGGTTTTGCCGCCGGTCTCCTCATTGGCCACGCGGCCCACCGGGAACCACCGCCGGTTTCGACAGCCACGGCCCTGCTCACGGTCGAGGTGGCGGGCCTTCCGGTCCGAATGGCCGGTGTCTGGTGGATCGACACGAAAGTGATCTCTGCCGGTCATGCAGAAGTTCCGGCAACACCGCTGGAACCCGGAGACCGGGTGCGTCTGGAACTGCGCGGGAATGGCAGCAGCGGTACAAACCCCTGGCGATGGGTGCGTACCGACCGGCTCACCACCAGGGCGCGGGTGTATCCGCTCGTCCCGAGCTTCAACCCCGGCGCCTTCGACCGGGACCGGTATCTCGCGCAGAAGGGATTCCGGGCGCGGGCCGTGGCTGATCTGCTTCCAGACGGCGACGGAGGCCCCGCCATTGTCCGCACGCCTTCGGCGCACTGGATTGCCGCGCTGGACCGCTTCCGGCTGGCGGCGGGACGGGAACTGAACCGGCACGGACCGGGCGGACGGCTCCTGGCGGCACTCGCGCTGGGACTCAGAAATGACGTCGACCCGGCCACCACACGGCAAATGAACCGGCTGGGACTCGCACACCTGCTCTCGATCAGCGGCGTCCATTTCACGATGTTTGCCATCTGGGTCATCCTGCTGATCGAACTGGTGCTGGGCCGGAGCCAGTCCATCACGCTGCGGCTCCCCGTACGGAGAATCGCCGTCGGGCTCGCCGTACCGGTGCTGTTTTCATACACGGTCCTCACCGGCGCGCAGACCGGAACCGTGCGGGCGTTCATCATGTTCCTCGCCGCCTCGGGCGCGGTGATTTCCGGACGGCGACATGCGATGGCCGACGCGCTGCTCCTCGCCGCGGCGCTCATGCTCCTTCACGATCCCTCGCAGGCAGGCGACCTGTCGTTCCAGCTCTCGTTCCTGTCGATGCTGGGGATCGCGCTCGTCCCTTCCGTTTCCACCGGAGCGGCGGAATCGGCCGCTGTTCACCCGCTCCGGAAACTCGTTACCGGATCGGTCGTCATGTCGGCAGCCGCGACGCTGCTGACCGCACCGCTCGTCATTTCCACCTTTCACCAGCTTCCGCTGTCGGGGCTCGCCGCCAACGCGGTCATCCTGCCGGTCATCGAAACGGCCCTGCTTCCGGCCGGTGTCATCGGGACACTCGCGGCGGGAATCCTGCCGGATACCCTGCGGCCCTACCTGCCGGGACTGCTGGGACCGATCTGTCAGGGACTCGACGGGCTGATCCGGACCGGAGACCGGTGGCTGCCCGGCCCCCTGCCGCTGGGGGCACCTCCGGCAACGGCGACGGCCGTCTTTTATTTGCTTGCCGCACTGTCGGCCCTGGCCCTGAGAAACGGACGCGCCCTGCCCGCCTTCCTGACGGTGATCCTTGCCACCACGGTTCTCGTTTTCGCCTGCCACCGGTCCGCCGCGCACGAGCGGATCACCGTTCTGGACGGCCCCCATTCCCCCGGACTGGTCTGGATGCGGCCGGGTACGCCTCCCCTGTGGCTTTACCCCGGAACCCGGCAGCCGCCGAATTCACTGCTCCGGACGGTCCACGAAACCCTTGCCCACCACGGCGTGCGGGAGGAGGTGATCTTCCTCGCGCCGCGCCTCCGCATGGCGGAACGCTCCCGGTTCCACTGGCGCGATCAGAGTTTCCGGCGGGCCGGACCCGAGGAAACCGCCGGCGGGATCGAGCCGGTCACGGTCTCCGGCGAAACGCTCGCCGTGATCCTCAATGCCGGAGGCCGCCGGGTGCTGGCAGACTTCACCGGTACCCGGTGGCGTCCGGCGCTCATCAGGCCGTGGGGACGCGTGGATGGCTGGGTGTGCCTCGCGGCCGGATGCAGCACACCCTCCGCGGCATCCCGCGAGGAAACGCCCATCGTCATGGCCGGGCCGAAGCCGGGACGCATGGACCGCCCCGCCCTGTGGACCCGCACGCACGGGCAAGTTGTACTGGAGCCTGCGCGAAACGGATTCGCCGTGCAGACCGCCCGGATGCGTCCGCGCACCGGACGGACTGGCAGGTCAGAACGCCAGCCGGATCACCCGGTCGTAGACCCAGTTGGGCATCAGCCGCACGATCCGCATGACCAGCGCCAGTAG
- a CDS encoding tetratricopeptide repeat protein, with amino-acid sequence MHRTILTRTTIVLCFLLAPAASRPAHALNVEWDNTFGSRGQAAGQFNIPAGGAVDAQGNYHITDNRGGRVVVFDKTGKFQREYGTNSTPKLARPWGIAISPATGKIFVADNDQHLLFVFAPDGKLIETLGGRGSNPGSLRDPQGVAIRHGGRVYVADTGNGRISVFGEDGLFLGVFGPESKGTGATLKKPVDVAVDPEENIYVADSGLREVVIFNRDWRRLTKIGRDRGFSEPAAVATDANGTVAMLDADSQRIFHFAPGQKPLQTFGSSGSAQAQFRSALGLVFDDVNGRFVVVDTGNQRVQTFRHRDREGQTPRPNYRPEYTLEFVRSITVKADDIDVGDGKIFALDSRGKTIRVLTTEGAAVNSIALKWESKDAVEDPANILYHAGTVYVTDRGAHDVKMFDAGGTFKGRMGARGSAPGQLRDPRGMFASDRFLFIVDRGNDRVSLFSPNGGFVTINQSKGSGALSKPVDLVADADGNLYVLDEGPNRLMKYSQNSQFLNALCRDGYGPGSLDRPAAIEMDRMEMFYILDRNGISIVDKECKPMAGFGGGIDGKGKGRYTATGGLAVDDSKGTFIYFSDPANDAIQVVTFKQTPSAAVGLTLTTGREGATLSWTGTAEAFRQAWEIQGAAKPEGPFTKIADAKQPPFELKYPVENDPTCFRVVARSFSGVESTPSNVVIDIFRQANLLFAARQFDVALARADEHLAGYPDQPDALFLKARSLVELKRAPEAAEIFRKLAQVEGYGERALEELGRIYLADAKYKEAGDIATQLLTLNDLSVAAHKMLATVALETGQLDDAIAKSSRAAAINANDTEALDIQARAYLKKGLPGEAIKIYTNALKINKTDPVLYIGLSSALISIGQPAQAVPYLQWVVKQQPDNIRSRELLARALLAAKQPSAALEQAEAVKRLGPEQAVGHELAGFAARDLNDMPKAILELEQAARKEPQNPRYQIQLGLLYRAANRPGDANLAFQKAIALTPNTAPERRVLADQLFQAQLYPLATVEYDNVFRLDPKQTDAVLLSAESYYLSNRMEPARNAYLKALDVNPNAGLAHYRLGSMHMSAKEYEQAVPRFLLASRIEPAQHAYHAMLGDAYMGLGDAKSATDAYRTATEIEPGNATYQAKYGQAKAKYDAAPYERTGPLEIVNLTIPDLVQSAFEQYRQSGALEMRFSNRAGEDLYQVKVKFQVPGLTAYPYEDQLTVLKPKDTQALTIKPRFNQAALDLPGDTFAVASFEISYYFQKRVRTFNIYRSLLIRADLSKPAVPPGAVPSPVPAATPGFR; translated from the coding sequence GTGCATCGCACCATTCTTACCCGGACCACCATTGTCCTCTGCTTCCTGCTTGCACCGGCCGCTTCCCGGCCTGCCCATGCCCTTAATGTCGAGTGGGACAACACTTTCGGAAGCCGCGGGCAGGCGGCCGGCCAGTTCAACATCCCCGCGGGCGGGGCCGTCGACGCGCAGGGCAACTACCACATCACGGACAACCGGGGCGGACGGGTCGTGGTGTTCGACAAGACGGGAAAGTTCCAGAGGGAATACGGGACCAACTCCACGCCGAAGCTCGCCCGGCCCTGGGGCATCGCGATCAGCCCCGCGACAGGAAAGATTTTCGTCGCTGACAACGACCAGCACCTTCTGTTCGTCTTCGCCCCTGACGGAAAACTGATCGAAACCCTTGGCGGCCGCGGCTCGAACCCCGGCTCGCTCCGGGATCCGCAGGGTGTGGCCATCCGCCACGGCGGGCGGGTTTATGTGGCAGACACCGGCAACGGCCGGATCTCCGTATTCGGCGAAGATGGCCTCTTCCTCGGCGTGTTCGGGCCGGAATCAAAGGGCACGGGCGCGACCCTCAAGAAGCCCGTAGATGTGGCGGTGGACCCGGAGGAAAACATCTACGTTGCCGACTCCGGTCTCAGGGAGGTCGTGATCTTCAACAGGGACTGGCGGCGGCTCACGAAGATCGGCCGGGACCGGGGTTTTAGCGAACCGGCCGCCGTCGCCACCGACGCCAACGGGACAGTGGCGATGCTGGACGCCGACAGCCAGCGCATTTTCCACTTCGCACCGGGACAGAAGCCCCTCCAGACGTTCGGATCTTCCGGAAGCGCACAGGCGCAGTTCCGGAGCGCACTCGGACTGGTATTCGACGACGTGAACGGACGGTTCGTTGTCGTGGACACCGGCAACCAGCGGGTCCAGACATTCCGCCACCGCGACCGCGAGGGGCAGACTCCGCGGCCAAATTACCGGCCCGAATACACGCTGGAATTCGTCCGGTCCATCACCGTCAAGGCCGACGACATCGATGTAGGCGACGGCAAGATATTCGCGCTGGATTCCAGAGGGAAAACCATCCGCGTACTCACCACCGAAGGCGCCGCAGTGAACAGCATTGCGCTCAAGTGGGAATCAAAGGATGCCGTGGAGGATCCCGCCAATATCCTCTACCACGCGGGAACGGTTTACGTGACCGACCGCGGAGCCCATGACGTCAAGATGTTCGATGCAGGCGGCACCTTCAAAGGCCGGATGGGGGCCAGGGGTTCGGCCCCCGGCCAGCTCCGCGACCCCAGGGGCATGTTCGCCAGCGACCGGTTTCTCTTCATTGTGGACCGGGGCAACGACCGCGTCTCGCTGTTCAGTCCGAATGGCGGCTTCGTCACGATCAACCAGTCGAAGGGATCGGGTGCTCTCAGCAAGCCTGTCGATCTCGTCGCGGATGCGGACGGCAACCTGTACGTGCTGGACGAGGGACCGAACCGGCTGATGAAATATTCCCAGAACAGCCAGTTCCTGAACGCACTCTGCCGGGACGGATACGGTCCCGGCTCGCTGGACCGGCCGGCCGCCATCGAGATGGACCGGATGGAGATGTTCTACATCCTCGACCGCAACGGTATCAGCATCGTTGACAAGGAGTGCAAACCGATGGCCGGGTTTGGCGGCGGCATCGATGGGAAGGGCAAGGGCCGCTACACGGCGACCGGTGGCCTCGCCGTGGACGATTCCAAGGGAACCTTCATCTACTTTTCCGATCCCGCCAATGACGCGATCCAGGTCGTGACGTTCAAGCAGACGCCATCGGCGGCGGTCGGTCTCACGCTGACGACGGGCCGCGAAGGCGCCACGCTCTCCTGGACCGGCACGGCGGAGGCGTTCCGGCAGGCCTGGGAAATCCAGGGAGCGGCCAAGCCCGAAGGGCCGTTCACGAAAATCGCCGACGCGAAGCAGCCGCCCTTCGAGCTCAAATACCCGGTCGAGAACGACCCCACCTGCTTCCGCGTGGTGGCCCGCAGTTTCTCCGGGGTCGAAAGCACCCCGTCGAACGTCGTCATCGACATTTTCCGGCAGGCGAACCTGCTGTTCGCCGCCCGGCAGTTCGACGTGGCGCTGGCCCGCGCAGACGAGCATCTCGCCGGTTATCCAGACCAGCCCGACGCCCTGTTCCTGAAGGCGCGGTCGCTGGTGGAACTGAAGCGTGCGCCCGAGGCAGCCGAAATCTTCCGAAAGCTGGCGCAGGTGGAGGGATACGGCGAAAGAGCGCTGGAAGAACTGGGGCGCATCTACCTCGCCGATGCGAAATACAAGGAGGCCGGGGACATTGCGACGCAGCTTCTCACGCTGAACGACCTGTCGGTAGCCGCCCACAAGATGCTGGCCACCGTGGCGCTCGAAACGGGCCAGCTTGACGATGCGATTGCCAAATCCTCCCGGGCGGCCGCCATCAACGCAAACGACACCGAGGCTCTCGATATCCAGGCCCGCGCCTACCTGAAGAAGGGGCTTCCCGGCGAAGCAATCAAGATCTATACGAACGCGCTCAAGATCAACAAGACCGATCCGGTCCTCTATATCGGCCTGTCATCGGCGCTAATTTCCATCGGACAGCCGGCCCAGGCCGTCCCGTATCTCCAGTGGGTCGTCAAGCAGCAGCCGGACAACATCCGGAGCCGCGAGCTTCTGGCCCGCGCCCTGCTCGCCGCCAAGCAGCCTTCGGCCGCGCTCGAACAGGCCGAGGCCGTCAAGCGGCTGGGCCCGGAACAGGCCGTGGGACATGAACTGGCGGGTTTTGCCGCACGCGACCTGAATGACATGCCGAAGGCAATCCTCGAACTGGAGCAGGCAGCCCGCAAGGAGCCCCAGAATCCGCGTTACCAGATCCAGCTCGGACTCCTGTACCGCGCGGCCAACCGGCCCGGAGACGCCAACCTCGCCTTCCAGAAGGCAATCGCACTGACCCCGAACACCGCTCCCGAACGCCGGGTGCTGGCCGACCAGCTTTTCCAGGCGCAGCTCTATCCGCTGGCGACCGTCGAATACGACAACGTCTTCCGGCTCGACCCCAAGCAGACGGATGCTGTGCTGCTGTCGGCCGAATCCTACTATCTGTCCAACCGGATGGAGCCCGCCCGCAATGCCTACCTGAAGGCGCTCGACGTGAACCCAAACGCGGGACTGGCCCACTACCGGCTTGGTTCCATGCACATGAGCGCCAAGGAGTACGAGCAGGCGGTGCCGAGATTCCTTCTGGCCTCGCGGATCGAGCCGGCGCAGCACGCCTACCACGCCATGCTGGGCGACGCCTACATGGGACTTGGCGACGCCAAATCCGCCACGGATGCCTACCGGACAGCCACCGAGATCGAGCCCGGCAACGCGACCTACCAGGCCAAGTACGGACAGGCCAAGGCGAAATACGACGCCGCCCCCTACGAACGGACCGGCCCGCTGGAGATCGTGAACCTGACCATTCCCGATCTCGTGCAGTCAGCCTTCGAGCAGTACCGGCAGTCAGGTGCGCTGGAGATGAGGTTCAGCAACCGCGCCGGCGAGGATCTCTACCAGGTGAAGGTGAAGTTCCAGGTTCCGGGGCTCACTGCCTATCCCTACGAGGACCAGCTCACCGTGCTGAAGCCGAAGGACACGCAAGCCCTGACGATCAAGCCACGGTTCAACCAGGCGGCGCTCGACCTGCCGGGTGACACCTTCGCCGTCGCCTCGTTCGAGATCAGCTACTATTTCCAGAAGCGCGTCAGGACGTTCAACATCTACCGCTCGCTGCTCATCCGGGCCGACCTGTCGAAACCGGCAGTCCCTCCGGGCGCTGTGCCCTCACCGGTTCCGGCGGCCACGCCGGGCTTCCGGTAA